The Bombus pyrosoma isolate SC7728 linkage group LG3, ASM1482585v1, whole genome shotgun sequence genome has a segment encoding these proteins:
- the LOC122565585 gene encoding integrator complex subunit 4 isoform X1, with translation MNNPYNDLKSIHVHKKISVQYILENLITPMSMDKMYHDSFLLISAAMLMPNKLVNLTDSSIVYLKMAALMKKRVLAEFNQSQVINEPPKRLKTLHLTSSSGSKNGIEGSSALAYIECLEKCKCGNDALQLLVRISDTIAYISPEDVPSVVKRLSERFAIETEAAVRAKILWIFAELGDVTNDSIEKTKIVSETAELLKNEESHRVKSQGLATLLKLGDYHRSLVLKIAREHLPDTWHGVQTRCLSIIGRYLTANTTDDTLPLVSNYAHSQDPRVRAQAFETMAELHSYRGCRLPASFFGEACTALRDDYEIVRRTVLKLIWLLGREYPENIIMGTDGEDIRMVDCAFSQICSLMGDLSPRVRALAMSLLGTMKGVSQRYIEQALDKKQKIVEADRPEVEEKSGSCGAFIHGLEDEFLEVRTAAVEALCTLSLEQPNIAKISLDFMVDMFNDEIQDVRLRAIESLRKMSASVTLREDQLETILGALEDFSGEVREGLHATLAASRLATRNCLHMCVNRLLDNLSRYPQDKESIRNCLAALGATHPYLTLPLVPQLLGRHPFFDTPEPDVDEPSYASVLVLIFNAALHCPSMQALFTEHASKHYHYLRDTMPHLVPRLRPTITSGSNFGKEDKIDEEAERGKEFLEKVVTGVENARPGGRVHTQLLEAAAVDLDRLAKMDHRMEGAARFTALYIRSLLLLKSVLKEFSILSTNSVSTSPLPNTTTNVSVLLQNTQKLQRLFSGLGENEITLANDVWLKALAVELIRVTRSVTGRSALPLARHFLSEADILSQDPTKLPSFSRALVLQIPTLADVKPGSLTRMLLPLLLTPASQGEERLPRPSVFTRFCRAIIEEPRGDADAALKFTGGLLLGIPLTAKILNLRDPRILRIKLRHPDQQVQLLLPRQSDLRLQNIEQNDYRLKTIVLLSHQVWMEACNVEISLALLVPSSAVCTHSPLDDPCVIDLCKPTKVSIAPKPIKRGI, from the exons atgaataacccttataacgatttaaaaagtattcatGTTCACAAAAAAATATCCGTACAATACATATTAGAAAATCTAATAACACCAATGAGCATGGACAAAATGTATCATGACAGTTTCCTATTGATCTCGGCAGCCATGTTAATGCCAAATAAACTTGTCAATTTGACAGATTCGTCGATTGTTTATCTGaa aatggCAGCTCTAATGAAGAAAAGGGTGTTGGCAGAATTTAACCAGAGTCAg GTTATAAATGAGCCACCAAAGAGATTAAAAACATTACACCTTACATCTAGTTCAGGTAGTAAAAATGGGATAGAGGGAAGTTCAGCATTAGCTTACATTGAGTGCCTTGAGAAATGTAAATGTGGTAACGATGCTTTACAGCTTCTTGTTCGTATATCTGATACGATTGCATATATTTCTCCGGAAGATGTTCCTTCTGTAGTAAAAAGGTTGTCAGAGAGATTTGCTATAGAAACAGAAGCAGCAGTTCGTGCCAAAATTCTTTGGATATTTGCAGAATTAGGAGATGTAACAAATGATTCGatagaaaagacaaaaattgTTAGTGAAACTGCCGAACttttaaaaaacgaagaatCACATAGGGTAAAAAGCCAAGGATTAGCAACATTATTGAAGTTGGGAGATTATCACAG gAGTCTTGTATTGAAGATCGCCCGCGAGCATTTGCCTGATACTTGGCATGGTGTACAAACACGTTGTCTTTCTATTATTGGTAGATATTTAACTGCAAATACTACAGATGATACTTTACCGCTTGTTAGCAACTATGCACATTCTCAAGATCCAAGGGTACGTGCACAAGCATTTGAGACAATGGCTGAACTTCATTCTTATAGAGGCTGCAGATTACCTGCGAGCTTTTTTGGAGAAGCTTGTACCGCACTCAGAGATGATTATGAAATAGTTCGTAGAACTGTTCTTAAATTAATATGGCTTTTAGGCAGAGAATACCCCGAAAA tattattatgGGAACAGATGGAGAAGATATACGTATGGTGGATTGTGCATTTTCCCAAATTTGTAGCCTTATGGGTGACTTATCACCAAGAGTTAGAGCTTTAGCCATGTCTCTTCTAGGGACAATGAAAGGTGTCTCACAAAGATACATAGAACAAGCATTggataaaaaacaaaaaattgtagaaGCAGATAGACCagaagtagaagaaaagaGCGGATCATGTGGTGCATTTATTCATGGTTTGGAAGACGAATTTCTGGag GTGAGAACGGCAGCAGTTGAAGCCCTTTGTACTTTATCTTTAGAACAACCAAATATAGCcaaaatttcattggatttTATGGTTGATATGTTTAATGATGAAATTCAAGATGTTCGATTAAGAGCTATTGAATCATTAAGAAAAATGTCTGCGAGCGTAACGCTTCGTGAAGATCaattagaaacaattttaGGAGCATTAGAAGACTTCTCAGGCGAAGTACGAGAAGGCCTACATGCTACTTTGGCTGCTAGTCGGCTTGCTACAAGAAATTGCCTTCACATGTGTGTAAACCGTCTGCTCGATAACTTAAGTCGTTATCCACAAGACAAAGAAAGTATTAGAAATTGTTTGGCAGCATTAGGGGCCACGCATCCATATTTAACATTACCCTTAGTACCACAACTTCTTGGACGTCATCCGTTTTTCGATACACCGGAGCCGGATGTCGACGAACCTTCTT acgcaAGCGTGTTAGTCCTAATATTCAATGCTGCACTCCATTGTCCAAGCATGCAGGCTCTGTTTACAGAGCATGCATCTAaacattatcattatttacgCGATACTATGCCGCATTTAGTCCCTCGATTGCGACCAACCATAACAAGTGGATCAAATTTTGgtaaagaagataaaattgacGAAGAAGCTGAACGTGGAAaagaatttctagaaaaagTAGTTACAGGTGTAGAAAATGCAAGGCCTGGAGGTAGAGTTCACACTCAGCTCTTAGAAGCTGCAGCTGTCGATCTCGATCGTTTAGCAAAAATGGATCATCGTATGGAAGGAGCTGCACGTTTTACTGCTTTATACATAAGAAGTTTACTGCTTTTGAAATctgtattaaaagaattttcaatattgtCAACGAATTCGGTATCTACAAGCCCCTTGCCGAATACAACTACTAATGTTTCGGTTCTTCTTCAGAATACACAAAA ATTACAAAGACTATTTAGTGGATTAGGTGAAAACGAAATTACATTAGCCAATGATGTGTGGTTAAAGGCATTGGCAGTAGAATTAATTCGAGTTACAAGAAGCGTGACAGGAAGAAGTGCTCTTCCACTCGCGCGTCACTTTTTATCTGAAGCTGATATTCTATCTCAAGATCCGACAAAATTACCATCTTTCTCTAGAGCTCTGGTACTTCAAATTCCAACTTTAGCTGATGTAAAGCCAGGATCCTTAACACGAATGCTTTTACCATTATTATTAACACCAGCGTCACAAGGGGAAGAGCGTCTTCCAAGACCATCAGTATTTACTCGGTTCTGTAGAGCAATTATCGAAGAACCCAGAGGTGATGCAGATGCAGCACTGAAGTTTACTGGAGGACTTCTATTAGGAATCCCATTGACAGCAAAAATACTGAATTTACGAGATCCTAGAATATTACGCATTAAATTGAGGCATCCTGATCAACAAGTACAACTACTATTACCGCGTCAGTCGGATTTGCGACTGCAgaatatagaacaaaatgatTACAGATTAAAAACTATAGTTCTACTGTCCCATCAAGTTTGGATGGAAGCTTGTAACGTAGAAATATCTCTTGCACTTCTTGTGCCATCTTCAGCTGTATGTACGCATTCCCCCCTTGATGATCCATGTGTAATAGATCTTTGCAAACCAACTAAAGTATCAATTGCACCAAAACCTATAAAGCGAGGTATCTAA
- the LOC122565585 gene encoding integrator complex subunit 4 isoform X2, with translation MNNPYNDLKSIHVHKKISVQYILENLITPMSMDKMYHDSFLLISAAMLMPNKLVNLTDSSIVYLKMAALMKKRVLAEFNQSQVINEPPKRLKTLHLTSSSGSKNGIEGSSALAYIECLEKCKCGNDALQLLVRISDTIAYISPEDVPSVVKRLSERFAIETEAAVRAKILWIFAELGDVTNDSIEKTKIVSETAELLKNEESHRVKSQGLATLLKLGDYHRSLVLKIAREHLPDTWHGVQTRCLSIIGRYLTANTTDDTLPLVSNYAHSQDPRVRAQAFETMAELHSYRGCRLPASFFGEACTALRDDYEIVRRTVLKLIWLLGREYPENIIMGTDGEDIRMVDCAFSQICSLMGDLSPRVRALAMSLLGTMKGVSQRYIEQALDKKQKIVEADRPEVEEKSGSCGAFIHGLEDEFLEVRTAAVEALCTLSLEQPNIAKISLDFMVDMFNDEIQDVRLRAIESLRKMSASVTLREDQLETILGALEDFSGEVREGLHATLAASRLATRNCLHMCVNRLLDNLSRYPQDKESIRNCLAALGATHPYLTLPLVPQLLGRHPFFDTPEPDVDEPSYASVLVLIFNAALHCPSMQALFTEHASKHYHYLRDTMPHLVPRLRPTITSGSNFGVENARPGGRVHTQLLEAAAVDLDRLAKMDHRMEGAARFTALYIRSLLLLKSVLKEFSILSTNSVSTSPLPNTTTNVSVLLQNTQKLQRLFSGLGENEITLANDVWLKALAVELIRVTRSVTGRSALPLARHFLSEADILSQDPTKLPSFSRALVLQIPTLADVKPGSLTRMLLPLLLTPASQGEERLPRPSVFTRFCRAIIEEPRGDADAALKFTGGLLLGIPLTAKILNLRDPRILRIKLRHPDQQVQLLLPRQSDLRLQNIEQNDYRLKTIVLLSHQVWMEACNVEISLALLVPSSAVCTHSPLDDPCVIDLCKPTKVSIAPKPIKRGI, from the exons atgaataacccttataacgatttaaaaagtattcatGTTCACAAAAAAATATCCGTACAATACATATTAGAAAATCTAATAACACCAATGAGCATGGACAAAATGTATCATGACAGTTTCCTATTGATCTCGGCAGCCATGTTAATGCCAAATAAACTTGTCAATTTGACAGATTCGTCGATTGTTTATCTGaa aatggCAGCTCTAATGAAGAAAAGGGTGTTGGCAGAATTTAACCAGAGTCAg GTTATAAATGAGCCACCAAAGAGATTAAAAACATTACACCTTACATCTAGTTCAGGTAGTAAAAATGGGATAGAGGGAAGTTCAGCATTAGCTTACATTGAGTGCCTTGAGAAATGTAAATGTGGTAACGATGCTTTACAGCTTCTTGTTCGTATATCTGATACGATTGCATATATTTCTCCGGAAGATGTTCCTTCTGTAGTAAAAAGGTTGTCAGAGAGATTTGCTATAGAAACAGAAGCAGCAGTTCGTGCCAAAATTCTTTGGATATTTGCAGAATTAGGAGATGTAACAAATGATTCGatagaaaagacaaaaattgTTAGTGAAACTGCCGAACttttaaaaaacgaagaatCACATAGGGTAAAAAGCCAAGGATTAGCAACATTATTGAAGTTGGGAGATTATCACAG gAGTCTTGTATTGAAGATCGCCCGCGAGCATTTGCCTGATACTTGGCATGGTGTACAAACACGTTGTCTTTCTATTATTGGTAGATATTTAACTGCAAATACTACAGATGATACTTTACCGCTTGTTAGCAACTATGCACATTCTCAAGATCCAAGGGTACGTGCACAAGCATTTGAGACAATGGCTGAACTTCATTCTTATAGAGGCTGCAGATTACCTGCGAGCTTTTTTGGAGAAGCTTGTACCGCACTCAGAGATGATTATGAAATAGTTCGTAGAACTGTTCTTAAATTAATATGGCTTTTAGGCAGAGAATACCCCGAAAA tattattatgGGAACAGATGGAGAAGATATACGTATGGTGGATTGTGCATTTTCCCAAATTTGTAGCCTTATGGGTGACTTATCACCAAGAGTTAGAGCTTTAGCCATGTCTCTTCTAGGGACAATGAAAGGTGTCTCACAAAGATACATAGAACAAGCATTggataaaaaacaaaaaattgtagaaGCAGATAGACCagaagtagaagaaaagaGCGGATCATGTGGTGCATTTATTCATGGTTTGGAAGACGAATTTCTGGag GTGAGAACGGCAGCAGTTGAAGCCCTTTGTACTTTATCTTTAGAACAACCAAATATAGCcaaaatttcattggatttTATGGTTGATATGTTTAATGATGAAATTCAAGATGTTCGATTAAGAGCTATTGAATCATTAAGAAAAATGTCTGCGAGCGTAACGCTTCGTGAAGATCaattagaaacaattttaGGAGCATTAGAAGACTTCTCAGGCGAAGTACGAGAAGGCCTACATGCTACTTTGGCTGCTAGTCGGCTTGCTACAAGAAATTGCCTTCACATGTGTGTAAACCGTCTGCTCGATAACTTAAGTCGTTATCCACAAGACAAAGAAAGTATTAGAAATTGTTTGGCAGCATTAGGGGCCACGCATCCATATTTAACATTACCCTTAGTACCACAACTTCTTGGACGTCATCCGTTTTTCGATACACCGGAGCCGGATGTCGACGAACCTTCTT acgcaAGCGTGTTAGTCCTAATATTCAATGCTGCACTCCATTGTCCAAGCATGCAGGCTCTGTTTACAGAGCATGCATCTAaacattatcattatttacgCGATACTATGCCGCATTTAGTCCCTCGATTGCGACCAACCATAACAAGTGGATCAAATTTTG GTGTAGAAAATGCAAGGCCTGGAGGTAGAGTTCACACTCAGCTCTTAGAAGCTGCAGCTGTCGATCTCGATCGTTTAGCAAAAATGGATCATCGTATGGAAGGAGCTGCACGTTTTACTGCTTTATACATAAGAAGTTTACTGCTTTTGAAATctgtattaaaagaattttcaatattgtCAACGAATTCGGTATCTACAAGCCCCTTGCCGAATACAACTACTAATGTTTCGGTTCTTCTTCAGAATACACAAAA ATTACAAAGACTATTTAGTGGATTAGGTGAAAACGAAATTACATTAGCCAATGATGTGTGGTTAAAGGCATTGGCAGTAGAATTAATTCGAGTTACAAGAAGCGTGACAGGAAGAAGTGCTCTTCCACTCGCGCGTCACTTTTTATCTGAAGCTGATATTCTATCTCAAGATCCGACAAAATTACCATCTTTCTCTAGAGCTCTGGTACTTCAAATTCCAACTTTAGCTGATGTAAAGCCAGGATCCTTAACACGAATGCTTTTACCATTATTATTAACACCAGCGTCACAAGGGGAAGAGCGTCTTCCAAGACCATCAGTATTTACTCGGTTCTGTAGAGCAATTATCGAAGAACCCAGAGGTGATGCAGATGCAGCACTGAAGTTTACTGGAGGACTTCTATTAGGAATCCCATTGACAGCAAAAATACTGAATTTACGAGATCCTAGAATATTACGCATTAAATTGAGGCATCCTGATCAACAAGTACAACTACTATTACCGCGTCAGTCGGATTTGCGACTGCAgaatatagaacaaaatgatTACAGATTAAAAACTATAGTTCTACTGTCCCATCAAGTTTGGATGGAAGCTTGTAACGTAGAAATATCTCTTGCACTTCTTGTGCCATCTTCAGCTGTATGTACGCATTCCCCCCTTGATGATCCATGTGTAATAGATCTTTGCAAACCAACTAAAGTATCAATTGCACCAAAACCTATAAAGCGAGGTATCTAA
- the LOC122565585 gene encoding integrator complex subunit 4 isoform X3 produces MAALMKKRVLAEFNQSQVINEPPKRLKTLHLTSSSGSKNGIEGSSALAYIECLEKCKCGNDALQLLVRISDTIAYISPEDVPSVVKRLSERFAIETEAAVRAKILWIFAELGDVTNDSIEKTKIVSETAELLKNEESHRVKSQGLATLLKLGDYHRSLVLKIAREHLPDTWHGVQTRCLSIIGRYLTANTTDDTLPLVSNYAHSQDPRVRAQAFETMAELHSYRGCRLPASFFGEACTALRDDYEIVRRTVLKLIWLLGREYPENIIMGTDGEDIRMVDCAFSQICSLMGDLSPRVRALAMSLLGTMKGVSQRYIEQALDKKQKIVEADRPEVEEKSGSCGAFIHGLEDEFLEVRTAAVEALCTLSLEQPNIAKISLDFMVDMFNDEIQDVRLRAIESLRKMSASVTLREDQLETILGALEDFSGEVREGLHATLAASRLATRNCLHMCVNRLLDNLSRYPQDKESIRNCLAALGATHPYLTLPLVPQLLGRHPFFDTPEPDVDEPSYASVLVLIFNAALHCPSMQALFTEHASKHYHYLRDTMPHLVPRLRPTITSGSNFGKEDKIDEEAERGKEFLEKVVTGVENARPGGRVHTQLLEAAAVDLDRLAKMDHRMEGAARFTALYIRSLLLLKSVLKEFSILSTNSVSTSPLPNTTTNVSVLLQNTQKLQRLFSGLGENEITLANDVWLKALAVELIRVTRSVTGRSALPLARHFLSEADILSQDPTKLPSFSRALVLQIPTLADVKPGSLTRMLLPLLLTPASQGEERLPRPSVFTRFCRAIIEEPRGDADAALKFTGGLLLGIPLTAKILNLRDPRILRIKLRHPDQQVQLLLPRQSDLRLQNIEQNDYRLKTIVLLSHQVWMEACNVEISLALLVPSSAVCTHSPLDDPCVIDLCKPTKVSIAPKPIKRGI; encoded by the exons atggCAGCTCTAATGAAGAAAAGGGTGTTGGCAGAATTTAACCAGAGTCAg GTTATAAATGAGCCACCAAAGAGATTAAAAACATTACACCTTACATCTAGTTCAGGTAGTAAAAATGGGATAGAGGGAAGTTCAGCATTAGCTTACATTGAGTGCCTTGAGAAATGTAAATGTGGTAACGATGCTTTACAGCTTCTTGTTCGTATATCTGATACGATTGCATATATTTCTCCGGAAGATGTTCCTTCTGTAGTAAAAAGGTTGTCAGAGAGATTTGCTATAGAAACAGAAGCAGCAGTTCGTGCCAAAATTCTTTGGATATTTGCAGAATTAGGAGATGTAACAAATGATTCGatagaaaagacaaaaattgTTAGTGAAACTGCCGAACttttaaaaaacgaagaatCACATAGGGTAAAAAGCCAAGGATTAGCAACATTATTGAAGTTGGGAGATTATCACAG gAGTCTTGTATTGAAGATCGCCCGCGAGCATTTGCCTGATACTTGGCATGGTGTACAAACACGTTGTCTTTCTATTATTGGTAGATATTTAACTGCAAATACTACAGATGATACTTTACCGCTTGTTAGCAACTATGCACATTCTCAAGATCCAAGGGTACGTGCACAAGCATTTGAGACAATGGCTGAACTTCATTCTTATAGAGGCTGCAGATTACCTGCGAGCTTTTTTGGAGAAGCTTGTACCGCACTCAGAGATGATTATGAAATAGTTCGTAGAACTGTTCTTAAATTAATATGGCTTTTAGGCAGAGAATACCCCGAAAA tattattatgGGAACAGATGGAGAAGATATACGTATGGTGGATTGTGCATTTTCCCAAATTTGTAGCCTTATGGGTGACTTATCACCAAGAGTTAGAGCTTTAGCCATGTCTCTTCTAGGGACAATGAAAGGTGTCTCACAAAGATACATAGAACAAGCATTggataaaaaacaaaaaattgtagaaGCAGATAGACCagaagtagaagaaaagaGCGGATCATGTGGTGCATTTATTCATGGTTTGGAAGACGAATTTCTGGag GTGAGAACGGCAGCAGTTGAAGCCCTTTGTACTTTATCTTTAGAACAACCAAATATAGCcaaaatttcattggatttTATGGTTGATATGTTTAATGATGAAATTCAAGATGTTCGATTAAGAGCTATTGAATCATTAAGAAAAATGTCTGCGAGCGTAACGCTTCGTGAAGATCaattagaaacaattttaGGAGCATTAGAAGACTTCTCAGGCGAAGTACGAGAAGGCCTACATGCTACTTTGGCTGCTAGTCGGCTTGCTACAAGAAATTGCCTTCACATGTGTGTAAACCGTCTGCTCGATAACTTAAGTCGTTATCCACAAGACAAAGAAAGTATTAGAAATTGTTTGGCAGCATTAGGGGCCACGCATCCATATTTAACATTACCCTTAGTACCACAACTTCTTGGACGTCATCCGTTTTTCGATACACCGGAGCCGGATGTCGACGAACCTTCTT acgcaAGCGTGTTAGTCCTAATATTCAATGCTGCACTCCATTGTCCAAGCATGCAGGCTCTGTTTACAGAGCATGCATCTAaacattatcattatttacgCGATACTATGCCGCATTTAGTCCCTCGATTGCGACCAACCATAACAAGTGGATCAAATTTTGgtaaagaagataaaattgacGAAGAAGCTGAACGTGGAAaagaatttctagaaaaagTAGTTACAGGTGTAGAAAATGCAAGGCCTGGAGGTAGAGTTCACACTCAGCTCTTAGAAGCTGCAGCTGTCGATCTCGATCGTTTAGCAAAAATGGATCATCGTATGGAAGGAGCTGCACGTTTTACTGCTTTATACATAAGAAGTTTACTGCTTTTGAAATctgtattaaaagaattttcaatattgtCAACGAATTCGGTATCTACAAGCCCCTTGCCGAATACAACTACTAATGTTTCGGTTCTTCTTCAGAATACACAAAA ATTACAAAGACTATTTAGTGGATTAGGTGAAAACGAAATTACATTAGCCAATGATGTGTGGTTAAAGGCATTGGCAGTAGAATTAATTCGAGTTACAAGAAGCGTGACAGGAAGAAGTGCTCTTCCACTCGCGCGTCACTTTTTATCTGAAGCTGATATTCTATCTCAAGATCCGACAAAATTACCATCTTTCTCTAGAGCTCTGGTACTTCAAATTCCAACTTTAGCTGATGTAAAGCCAGGATCCTTAACACGAATGCTTTTACCATTATTATTAACACCAGCGTCACAAGGGGAAGAGCGTCTTCCAAGACCATCAGTATTTACTCGGTTCTGTAGAGCAATTATCGAAGAACCCAGAGGTGATGCAGATGCAGCACTGAAGTTTACTGGAGGACTTCTATTAGGAATCCCATTGACAGCAAAAATACTGAATTTACGAGATCCTAGAATATTACGCATTAAATTGAGGCATCCTGATCAACAAGTACAACTACTATTACCGCGTCAGTCGGATTTGCGACTGCAgaatatagaacaaaatgatTACAGATTAAAAACTATAGTTCTACTGTCCCATCAAGTTTGGATGGAAGCTTGTAACGTAGAAATATCTCTTGCACTTCTTGTGCCATCTTCAGCTGTATGTACGCATTCCCCCCTTGATGATCCATGTGTAATAGATCTTTGCAAACCAACTAAAGTATCAATTGCACCAAAACCTATAAAGCGAGGTATCTAA